The following are encoded together in the Argopecten irradians isolate NY chromosome 5, Ai_NY, whole genome shotgun sequence genome:
- the LOC138323140 gene encoding NFX1-type zinc finger-containing protein 1-like isoform X4: MDYDEEYNFSQGSRAGPIQILNLDDEVSTSNRDDRNGRGSGKRPPRGRDSSQSRDFGRGGRGRRGDTRGRGDNRGRGDSRGRGDTRGGGYRGRGETRGQGDYRGRRGDRGRGHSEHRGAGMPSGVSEQDGFDLRRYSSMSSLDSGPSQHEGHDNGNHLYNNEPRQRRSASRTRTDRIFGYRKLDELSKKANVDNVLMEILSESGGFQTLLKNTNMPIDWSRLLITVLGKACSSMKSHNKLQLVGLLVQENVMLLQVTSFLGKVQSRIVHLSSDQLLNLIQDICKIMKELMQRMPQEVHSITSALVMITAICQDTSFSLQHNEDTLRLINEISLTKDTIIKDLDNQMRERNMQPGGRRKHRDMESLPPPDNFKDLPILPNLRDLQFNEKPFLRRNKVDGCYDDLHHYLDVQFRLLREDYIQPLRNGITEYRRGKKDGKQKYQDIRLYHKVNIVRPICSNNGILHVIQFDVSKMKNMRWESSRRLLHGSLVCLSQNDFETIFFATVTNRDVKLLSQGLIEVQFKNNFQQVFEIKPSEEFIMAETTAYFEAYRHILRGLQEIEDGLPMQRYIVECKQALKPPKYLQNDIHYYDFSPLLHQNESSEECFPVINTRQWPRAEQLQLDTSQYRALQMALTKEMALIQGPPGTGKTFVGLKIMQLLLHNADVWRRSNDTDTDGEPNDSILVVCYTNHALDQFLEGVSEFCDSIVRIGGRCSNPTLEPFMLSNLRKEARINRQIPKLIWERKADCKKKMNLLKDEIENVSAKLDASRLGLMHEKSLELFIGSDHYKELNRGCPKGTDFSAIFHWLSSELHAINRYSRDSSALKTTVDEYSAYSKWLDYVINGPSFDLDTADMLEGNLWNKKLVERLCVYKQWVSSYIAYKQKCIDDVTEEIQALVEGNNKSDNKRLKHQQAQLESLRKDAQNAETYVMTEKNLKDGLRLELRQHLDRLIKTKPNASLRCSVVEHWLHLDKTFDPDGLFTEALEAIALVSETIDTLEEAEAAELERTIVDKDDEDDNQRSRTHEVLLSKAMSDLSYSFIGDANGTVTSKTDMDWQLVTSLKKTKEDMRKMLDQSQTMSEKEEAMQPVDVWTLSVEARFSLYKLWLSRYQDSLSSSIQDIVQQYSDICDVYQEVMDSEDVDIISGSRVIAMTTTGAAKYRNILRSVNPKIIVVEEAAEVLESHIVSTINSNCQHLILIGDHKQLRPTPTVYQLAIQYNLEISLFERMIKNQMNYVTLELQHRMRPEISNHMRLIYPDLRDHPSVHGMKNVLGIARNMYFIDHSFTETFHSETKSRSNTHEAEFIVALCKYLLQQGYLPTQVTVLTTYTGQVFALKKLMPKKEFEGVRVTAVDNYQGEENDIILLSLVRSNNDDSVGFLKTDNRVCVALSRAKMGFYVIGNFTLLCSQSILWTNIVASLKDNEAFGSYLMLRCQNHPEKTIKASLKSDFSKAPNGGCSTPCNTRLPCGHVCEQFCHITDSDHKLYRCLKQCTLTVCNNGHVCTRKCWQECGKCIKQVNKTIPYCGHSQLGPCHQDPHTLKCQSKCKGILPCGHKCDKICGNCKETNTHQLQCPELIQRKLICGHTIECKCFQRNIDISCTEKCTTELNCGHPCSGTCGGCFQGHLHMPCFERCNKMLICGHKCGQKCGEPCPPCEKKCSLRCEHSQCSLKCGQPCRNCAEHCKWECEHQRCTKLCYEVCDRLPCDMPCPKTLECGHTCSGLCDEICPQICFYCNRTKAKKIFKDATPATRYIVLEDCMHTFEKETLDIWMNADVLSSETFSNLEMKKCPTCSKPINKSKRYGNIIKQTRVLVNEVKQQLIGSKRKILTHCQQTKDSLLKLKPVDTESFDILMRKLEPVAQVTMASLEVINMQIKLLQSINDKVQTLEKINVTQFQRMGMLIKVSLLSLKKWVTETKYKPNKTEIRCRARQTFTPQELADVREEMLRLAYVAEVIRCAEQSHLSGISSLTTQYVEIHDILTDGRRMTQTMDERLVKIFKSLADRNPSCLPISEQRCIPKTMKDFAQKGRWLKCNKANHLLTGEMALGTECPRCMKAEAARKSKTTEQVPSKTLQQGPSQSRNSLQVAEKIIEQRKLDSDITSSQQYKLTSFSSLDTNEIACLTDHKSKYSLNSNSDAVQQTKARESSVYLENVPSITTSGEGKEYTEPPVPAPRRSKFKLPKSNDEMDYRTNSSTQTRSALADGIGTKSDAPSRISYSREYLMELRSSPLSQVPLPCLQNSDLTIVNTYQDKTEQKGEPVSTEDVQETSWMSSVSSEMVARRQNIHNTAELQWTEPKAVAPEAVMSSKGSIEYTKTFFTSQTKANQDLTLEDATEEGMGEINERFSPSRLKWTEAKPLAPQSSKLPRQIASEFTKKYYTPQVDTETEGSMEGQLGVTKHVHDQHQARIRSGQYDSVRLQWTSPKPILSSPGEGNGEMKDSEESDKLENALSDELETLMKTSKREDISRETRKPAGRQWTDPKPVQKDEEITTVLEREATKTYLAAQSDNKQLSEYSVDPLPRQSDILFQCIEPGCSDIETPGCSGRCKRHYVNRELSLLTKIKNFIAK, translated from the exons CAGAGCAGGACCAATACAGATCCTTAATCTTGATGACGAAGTATCGACAAGCAATAGAGACGATAGGAACGGAAGGGGATCAGGAAAAAGACCACCTAGAGGCAGAGACTCTTCTCAAAGTAGGGACTTTGGAAGAGGAGGTAGAGGAAGAAGAGGAGATACTCgaggaaggggagataatcgaGGTCGGGGCGATAGTCGGGGACGTGGAGATACTCGGGGAGGGGGTTATAGGGGACGGGGCGAAACTAGGGGACAAGGTGATTATCGCGGGAGACGGGGCGATCGAGGAAGAGGACACAGCGAACACAGAGGCGCTGGAATGCCGTCTGGAGTGTCGGAACAAGATGGCTTTGACCTTCGGAGATATTCTTCTATGAGCAGTTTAGATTCTGGACCAAGTCAGCATGAAGGACATGACAATGgtaatcatttatataataatgaacCACGACAGAGGAGAAGTGCTTCACGTACCAGAACTGATAGAATATTCGGATACAGGAAGTTAGATGAGCTGTCTAAAAAGGCCAATGTCGATAATGTTCTAATGGAAATATTATCGGAGAGTGGTGGATTTCAAACACTATTGAAGAATACCAATATGCCTATCGACTGGAGTAGATTGCTAATAACCGTACTGGGCAAAGCTTGTTCCTCCATGAAAAGCCACAACAAATTACAATTGGTTGGCCTTCTTGTACAAGAGAATGTCATGTTGCTTCAAGTTACCTCATTTCTTGGTAAAGTTCAGTCCAGAATTGTGCACCTTTCTTCTGACCAACTTCTGAACCTTATTCAAGATATTTGTAAGATAATGAAGGAGTTGATGCAACGTATGCCACAAGAAGTACACTCAATTACCAGTGCGTTAGTGATGATTACTGCAATTTGTCAAGATACTTCATTTAGTTTACAACATAATGAGGATACTCTAAGGTTGATAAACGAGATATCTTTGACCAAAGATACTATCATCAAAGACTTGGACAATCAAATGAGGGAAAGAAACATGCAACCTGGCGGTAGACGGAAACATCGTGATATGGAATCGCTTCCACCACCTGACAACTTCAAAGACCTACCTATTTTGCCTAACCTAAGAGACTTGCAGTTCAACGAGAAACCATTCCTGAGAAGAAACAAGGTGGATGGCTGCTATGATGACTTGCATCACTACCTGGACGTACAATTCCGTTTACTACGAGAGGATTACATTCAGCCTCTGCGTAATGGAATAACCGAATATCGGAGGGGCAAAAAAGAtggtaaacaaaaatatcaagaCATACGTCTGTATCACAAGGTCAATATTGTGAGACCTATCTGTTCTAACAACGGAATTCTACATGTCATACAGTTTGATGTATCCAAAATGAAGAATATGCGATGGGAATCCTCACGTCGGCTTCTTCACGGATCTCTGGTTTGTTTATCCCAGAATGACTTTGAGACGATTTTCTTTGCCACTGTAACAAATCGTGATGTCAAATTACTTTCACAAGGATTAATTGAAGTCCAATTCAAAAACAACTTTCAACAAGTATTTGAGATCAAACCAAGTGAGGAATTCATTATGGCGGAAACAACTGCTTACTTTGAGGCTTACCGGCATATCCTGAGAGGTCTCCAGGAGATCGAAGATGGCTTACCGATGCAGAGATATATTGTTGAATGCAAGCAAGCTTTAAAACCTCCAAAATACTtacaaaatgatattcattattatgACTTCAGTCCTCTTCTTCATCAAAACGAATCTTCTGAAGAGTGTTTTCCCGTTATAAATACAAGACAATGGCCGAGAGCGGAACAACTGCAGCTAGACACATCACAATATCGTGCATTGCAGATGGCTTTGACGAAGGAGATGGCACTCATTCAAGGTCCACCGGGGACAGGAAAAACGTTTGTAGGATTGAAAATCATGCAGCTGCTGCTACATAACGCCGATGTCTGGAGAAGGTCCAATGACACAGACACCGACGGAGAACCGAATGATTCCATACTGGTTGTATGTTACACAAATCATGCACTTGATCAGTTTCTGGAAGGCGTATCTGAATTTTGTGATAGTATTGTTCGCATTGGCGGGCGTTGCAGCAACCCAACTCTTGAACCATTTATGCTGAGCAATCTTCGAAAAGAAGCTAGGATAAATAGACAGATACCTAAACTTATCTGGGAGAGAAAAGCTGACTGCAAGAAAAAAATGAACCTCTTGAaagatgaaattgaaaatgtcaGCGCCAAGCTTGATGCCTCCCGGTTGGGACTAATGCACGAGAAATCACTAGAACTCTTCATAGGGTCAGACCATTATAAGGAGCTGAATCGAGGCTGTCCGAAAGGCACAGATTTCTCCGCTATATTTCACTGGCTCTCATCTGAGCTGCATGCAATCAATCGTTACTCAAGAGACAGCAGCGCATTAAAAACAACTGTTGATGAGTACTCAGCATATTCAAAATGGCTTGACTATGTCATTAATGGTCCATCCTTTGACCTTGATACGGCGGATATGTTAGAGGGAAATTTATGGAATAAGAAGCTTGTTGAACGTTTGTGTGTATACAAACAGTGGGTTAGCTCATACATTGCATACAAACAGAAATGCATTGATGATGTAACGGAGGAAATCCAAGCACTTGTAGAGGGGAACAACAAGTCGGACAATAAGAGGCTAAAACACCAGCAGGCGCAACTTGAAAGTCTTCGAAAAGACGCCCAAAATGCCGAGACATATGTAATGACAGAGAAAAACTTAAAAGATGGACTCAGATTGGAGCTGCGCCAGCATCTTGATCGCCTAATCAAAACAAAACCAAACGCGTCTCTCCGTTGTTCTGTTGTGGAGCACTGGTTGCATTTAGACAAAACTTTTGATCCAGATGGATTATTCACCGAAGCACTGGAAGCAATAGCATTAGTGTCCGAGACCATAGATACACTTGAAGAAGCAGAGGCGGCAGAACTAGAACGTACAATTGTAGATaaagatgatgaagatgataatCAGCGGTCAAGAACCCATGAAGTCTTGCTGTCTAAGGCAATGTCCGACTTGTCTTATTCCTTTATCGGAGACGCGAATGGGACTGTTACATCAAAGACAGATATGGATTGGCAGTTGGTGACTTCTTTAAAGAAAACTAAAGAAGATATGCGAAAAATGCTAGACCAGAGCCAGACGATGTCAGAAAAGGAAGAAGCAATGCAGCCTGTTGATGTATGGACTTTGTCTGTGGAGGCTAGGTTTTCTCTATACAAACTTTGGCTTTCAAGGTATCAGGATTCTCTCAGTTCCTCGATTCAAGATATTGTACAACAATATTCAGATATCTGTGACGTTTATCAGGAGGTGATGGATTCCGAAGATGTGGATATCATCTCAGGGTCGCGGGTTATTGCAATGACAACGACGGGGGCTGCGAAATATAGAAACATCTTGAGGTCTGTCAACCCAAAAATCATAGTAGTCGAAGAAGCTGCAGAAGTTTTGGAATCTCACATTGTATCTACTATCAATTCGAACTGCCAACATCTTATCCTTATTGGCGACCACAAGCAACTCAGACCTACCCCTACAGTCTATCAGCTAGCTATTCAGTATAATTTGGAGATATCATTATTTGAAAGAATGATTAAGAACCAGATGAACTATGTCACATTGGAACTGCAGCACCGCATGCGACCAGAGATTTCAAATCATATGCGACTCATCTATCCAGATTTACGAGATCATCCCTCTGTTCATGGAATGAAAAATGTACTCGGAATCGCTAGAAACATGTACTTTATCGATCATAGTTTTACAGAGACGTTCCACAGCGAAACAAAGAGTCGCTCGAATACTCACGAAGCGGAATTTATTGTTGCGCTGTGCAAATATCTGCTCCAGCAAGGATATTTACCAACACAAGTGACagttttgaccacatacactgGTCAAGTATTCGCACTGAAGAAACTCATGCCTAAGAAAGAATTTGAAGGCGTTCGAGTGACAGCGGTCGACAACTACCAGGGTGAAGAGAATGATATCATTTTGCTTTCTTTGGTTAGGAGCAACAACGACGACAGTGTTGGATTTTTGAAAACAGACAACCGAGTATGTGTTGCCCTATCAAGAGCAAAAATGGGGTTTTATGTGATCGGGAATTTCACTCTTCTGTGTTCACAAAGTATCCTCTGGACAAATATTGTTGCATCTCTCAAGGACAATGAAGCCTTCGGTTCATATCTGATGCTGAGATGCCAAAATCATCCAGAGAAAACTATCAAGGCCTCATTGAAGAGTGACTTCAGCAAGGCTCCAAACGGTGGCTGCTCAACACCGTGTAATACCCGTCTCCCGTGTGGCCATGTTTGTGAACAATTTTGCCATATAACTGACAGCGATCATAAACTATACCGGTGTTTGAAACAATGTACATTGACAGTTTGCAATAACGGACATGTTTGTACAAGGAAATGCTGGCAAGAATGCGGAAAATGTATTAAGCAAGTCAACAAGACTATACCATATTGCGGACACAGCCAGTTAGGTCCATGTCACCAGGATCCTCACACCTTGAAATGCCAATCCAAATGCAAAGGAATACTACCTTGTGGACACAAATGCGACAAAATCTGTGGAAACTGTAAAGAAACCAACACGCATCAGCTTCAATGCCCAGAGCTTATTCAGCGCAAGTTGATCTGTGGGCACACAATTGAGTGTAAATGTTTCCAGAGGAACATTGATATCTCCTGTACAGAGAAATGCACTACCGAACTGAATTGTGGCCATCCCTGTTCAGGAACATGTGGAGGCTGTTTCCAAGGTCATTTGCATATGCCTTGCTTTGAGAGGTGCAATAAGATGTTGATATGTGGTCATAAATGCGGTCAAAAGTGTGGTGAACCATGTCCTCCATGTGAAAAGAAATGTAGTCTTCGCTGTGAACACAGTCAATGTTCGCTTAAATGTGGTCAGCCATGTCGCAACTGTGCAGAGCATTGCAAGTGGGAATGTGAGCATCAACGTTGCACTAAACTTTGTTATGAAGTCTGTGATAGGTTACCATGCGACATGCCGTGTCCAAAAACACTTGAGTGTGGACACACATGCTCTGGTCTTTGTGATGAGATTTGTCCACAAATCTGCTTTTACTGCAATAGGACAAAAGCGAAGAAAATTTTCAAAGATGCAACTCCGGCCACTAGATACATTGTGTTAGAGGATTGTATGCACACATTTGAAAAAGAGACTTTGGATATCTGGATGAACGCTGATGTGCTAAGCTCTGAAACATTTAGTAACTTAGAAATGAAGAAATGCCCAACCTGCAGTAAGCCTATCAACAAAAGCAAAAGATATGGCAATATAATCAAGCAAACACGAGTTCTCGTCAACGAGGTAAAACAGCAGCTTATTGGCAGTAAAAGGAAAATTCTTACCCACTGTCAACAAACGAAAGATTCTTTGCTCAAGCTCAAACCAGTAGATACAGAAAGCTTTGATATACTGATGCGTAAACTTGAACCTGTAGCACAAGTGACGATGGCATCTCTTGAAGTGATTAACATGCAAATTAAATTACTACAGAGTATTAACGACAAAGTACAAACACTAGAAAAGATCAATGTCACACAATTCCAAAGAATGGGTATGCTGATCAAAGTATCACTTCTCTCCTTAAAGAAATGGGTAACGGAGACAAAGTACAAACCTAACAAAACGGAAATAAGGTGCAGAGCTCGCCAGACTTTTACCCCACAAGAACTGGCGGATGTTAGGGAAGAGATGCTGAGATTAGCATACGTCGCTGAGGTGATCCGCTGCGCAGAGCAGAGCCATTTGTCGGGAATCTCAAGTTTGACTACGCAGTATGTCGAAATTCATGATATCTTGACAGATGGACGACGTATGACACAAACTATGGATGAGAGGCTCGtcaaaatttttaaaagtttggCAGACAGAAATCCTTCATGCCTACCAATATCCGAACAAAGATGCATACCAAAGACTATGAAAGATTTTGCTCAAAAAGGACGATGGCTGAAATGTAATAAAG ctaATCATTTGCTTACCGGAGAAATGGCGTTAGGAACAGAATGCCCGCGGTGTATGAAAGCAGAGGCAGCCAGAAAAAGCAAGACTACAGAACAAGTCCCGTCTAAAACATTGCAACAGGGTCCGTCTCAATCGAGAAACTCCCTACAGGTGgctgaaaaaataattgaacaACGAAAGCTTGATTCAGACATTACTTCGTCCCAACAATATAAACTCACATCTTTCTCATCCTTAGATACAAATGAGATTGCATGCCTTACGGATCACAAGAGCAAGTATAGTTTGAATTCAAATAGTGATGCGGTACAGCAAACAAAAGCGAGAGAATCCAGTGTTTACTTGGAAAATGTCCCATCAATCACGACATCTGGAGAAGGAAAGGAATACACTGAACCTCCTGTCCCGGCACCCAGAAGAAGCAAATTCAAACTACCCAAATCTAATGACGAAATGGACTATAGAACAAATTCATCGACGCAGACAAGAAGCGCACTTGCAGATGGTATAGGGACGAAATCGG ACGCGCCATCGAGAATATCGTACAGCAGAGAGTATCTTATGGAGTTAAGATCCTCACCTCTATCGCAAGTACCCTTACCCTGCCTACAGAACTCGGACCTTACTATAGTCAATACATATCAAGACAAGACAGAGCAAAAAG GAGAACCAGTGTCAACCGAAGATGTTCAAGAAACAAGCTGGATGTCGTCTGTTTCATCAGAAATGGTAGCAAGACGACAGAACATACACAATACCGCCGAGTTACAATGGACTGAACCCAAAGCTGTGGCTCCGGAAGCTGTAATGTCATCAAAGGGAAGCATTGAGTATACTAAAACCTTCTTTACTTCTCAGACGAAAGCAAACCAAG ACTTAACACTAGAAGATGCTACGGAAGAAGGGATGGGAGAGATAAATGAACGGTTTAGCCCATCCAGGCTTAAATGGACAGAGGCTAAGCCTCTTGCGCCTCAATCTTCAAAATTACCTCGACAGATAGCTTCAGAGTTTACGAAAAAGTATTACACTCCCCAAGTGGATACTGAAACTG AAGGGTCTATGGAAGGACAGTTAGGGGTCACCAAACATGTACACGACCAACACCAAGCTAGGATAAGGAGTGGACAATATGATTCAGTCAGATTACAATGGACATCCCCTAAGCCTATTTTATCGTCACCAGGAGAAGGCAATGGAGAAATGAAAGATTCTGAAGAGT CAGATAAGTTGGAGAATGCTTTATCCGACGAATTGGAGACCCTAATGAAAACTTCAAAGAGAGAGGACATTAGTAGAGAAACGAGAAAACCAGCGGGAAGGCAATGGACTGATCCAAAACCCGTACAGAAAGACGAGGAAATCACTACAGTACTGGAGAGGGAAGCTACAAAAACGTACTTAGCTGCTCAATCCGACAATAAACAAT TGTCAGAATATTCCGTTGATCCGTTGCCAAGGCAATCCGACATTTTGTTCCAGTGTATAGAACCAGGATGTTCCGATATAGAAACGCCTGGCTGCTCCGGGAGATGTAAGAGACATTATGTCAATCGCGAACTATCTTTGCTGACAAAGATAAAAAATTTCATTGCGAAATAA